A part of Acropora palmata chromosome 8, jaAcrPala1.3, whole genome shotgun sequence genomic DNA contains:
- the LOC141889085 gene encoding uncharacterized protein LOC141889085, which produces MPLCNAYGILMNVRCRELSLVQKINAVLLGVGGARKRTFERLNKSGITQSRESFRNIMDDLGSNLSSIIKAKVDSGQELRVVFGNFDYRILTNIILRNHRNSDMHWIAHYVTFDRVPSSHLDDSKPIVPDIKDFDNVNYLMSKTKLDEERENYIILVARVLIEFFPALEPICDAVPPLVPHSCAPQSCITIPARYLMKLLILPKELVAIRPPCSPCLWLSKRLMVVW; this is translated from the exons ATGCCTTTATGTAATGCATATGGGATCCTAATGAATGTCAGATGTAGAGAGCTCTCTCTTGTTCAAAAGATAAATGCTGTTTTGCTGGGAGTTGGAGGTGCAAGAAAAAGG ACCTTTGAGAGGCTGAACAAATCGGGAATAACACAGTCGAGGGAAAGCTTCCGCAACATTATGGACGATCTTGGTTCAAATCTGTCCTCAATAATTAAGGCAAAAGTTGATTCTGGCCAAGAGCTGAGGGTTGTCTTCGGCAACTTTGATTACAGAATTCTGACCAACATAATTCTTCGCAATCATCGCAACTCTGACATGCATTGGATCGCTCACTATGTCACATTTGACAGAGTTccatccagccatcttgatgATTCAAAGCCAATTGTACCTGACATTAAGGACTTTGACAATGTCAACTACCTGATGAGTAAGACCAAGCTTGATGAGGAACGGGAAAATTATATTATCCTTGTTGCCAGAGTGCTCATAGAATTCTTTCCAGCACTTGAACCTATTTGTGATGCTGTCCCTCCTCTCGTACCACATAG TTGTGCCCCCCAGTCATGCATAACCATTCCTGCCAGATATCTGATGAAGTTATTGATATTGCCAAAAGAGCTGGTTGCAATAAGGCCACCTTGTAGCCCATGCCTGTGGCTTTCAAAGAGGTTAATGGTTGTATGGTAA
- the LOC141889082 gene encoding uncharacterized protein LOC141889082, with the protein MIDLISFHLKCNPEIHKDFVKDFGKRGNLQSILEENSRMASSLPDFASTQENTNYARLCRLLVDVGCTVLRDTFDSIHPPANLHVVLSSPLVFSTLQSVRKKKVLNPMQWGKLFPAVTSRVSSANFDVTLLMVLLRNICGLSPPVSTGNWDKLPPYSDNSTEANIVRIKFYRNDVYGHATKASVDDATFNALWQKISSAVLALGTGYGNVISRLKTECMDPGAEAHYEKLLSDWKKDDDSIKEMLERTHDALGEIKEKQQKTYNELGEMKSIFYQNPVIIVFIFTVAVLVAHSSMSLCYCTLLGCH; encoded by the exons ATGATTGatctcatttcttttcatcttaAG TGTAACCCTGAAATACACAAAGATTTTGTGAAGGATTttggaaaaagaggaaacttGCAGAGCATATTAGAAG AAAATTCAAGAATGGCATCTAGTCTACCAGACTTTGCTTCAACACAAGAGAACACTAACTATGCTCGTCTGTGCCGTCTTCTGGTTGATGTTGGATGTACAGTCCTTCGTGATACCTTTGACAGTATACACCCTCCAGCCAATTTACATGTGGTTTTGTCAAGTCCTTTAGTGTTCTCCACATTACAGTCCgtaagaaagaagaaagtttTGAATCCCATGCAATGGGGAAAGCTGTTCCCAGCTGTTACTTCAAGGGTGTCATCAGCCAACTTTGATGTCACACTTCTAATGGTACTTCTGAGAAACATATGTGGTTTGAGTCCACCTGTTAGTACTGGCAACTGGGACAAGCTTCCTCCGTACTCTGATAACAGTACTGAAGCAAATATAGTGAGAATCAAGTTCTACAGGAATGATGTCTATGGCCACGCCACCAAGGCCTCAGTTGATGATGCAACATTCAATGCACTGTGGCAGAAAATCAGCAGTGCTGTCCTAGCACTTGGAACTGGTTATGGAAATGTCATCAGCAGATTGAAAACTGAGTGCATGGATCCTGGTGCTGAGGCTCACTATGAAAAATTACTGAGTGACTGGAAGAAAGATGATGATAGCATAAAGGAAATGCTTG agaGAACTCATGATGCACTTGGAGAGATCAAAG aaaaacaacagaaaacttACAATGAGCTTGGAGAgatgaaaagtattttttatcaaaatccTGTCATAATCGTATTCATATTCACAGTGGCTGTTTTGGTGGCACATTCCTCTATGTCTCTTTGTTATTGCACTCTGTTAGGTTGTCACTAA